The following proteins come from a genomic window of Nicotiana tomentosiformis chromosome 12, ASM39032v3, whole genome shotgun sequence:
- the LOC108943376 gene encoding uncharacterized protein, whose translation MAKYFNLSDARRLFQHDDARQLHHLAFLRQRVTLYGQWQTFRFIQRIILYLFALAISPLGMMLLLSWSLIALTDLVGSLVFAKTSLEILWSIPMMTSFIGLKDNYYCPKVTSDASKRKERLVSSNKGSDKDPSLVPLCDEKTQLPVSPNGIRDTTTASSPIESESSKDHHWNRPNKKTKELGDDYCSTAALDTIIIEDDAFVDEDTGLTMPFPELPEQSDLQELCNNELGDDIIEDCFAHIDDLGMTAKSSHNSPNGSKDHVIGGASSVELIPPRKPYSSSSGHRKLIQPAVISEVVAATTKVIYPRSFRPSSWSLQPGASSKEPHGTICRAKPNFISVMWRGLCEWIKEFSIDSTDNFMKL comes from the exons ATGGCCAAATATTTCAACCTTTCTGATGCTCGAAGGTTGTTCCAACATGATGATGCCCGTCAACTCCACCATTTGGCATTTCTGAGGCAAAGAGTTACACTTTACGGACAGTGGCAAACTTTCAGATTCATTCAACGAATTATTTTATATCTCTTCGCTCTAGCTATCTCACCCTTAGGCATGATGCTACTTTTATCGTGGAGTCTTATAGCCCTCACAGATTTAGTAGGCAGTTTGGTTTTTGCCAAGACATCCCTGGAGATCTTGTGGAGTATCCCTATGATG ACGTCTTTCATTGGCCTCAAAGACAACTACTACTGCCCCAAGGTAACCAGCGACGCTAGCAAAAGGAAGGAGCGCCTAGTTTCGTCAAACAAGGGCAGTGATAAAGATCCCAGTCTTGTGCCACTTTGTGATGAAAAAACTCAGCTTCCCGTTTCGCCGAATGGTATTAGAGATACTACTACAGCTTCCAGTCCAATAGAGAGTGAATCTAGCAAAGACCACCATTGGAACCGTCCGAACAAGAAGACTAAAGAGTTGGGTGATGACTATTGCAGTACTGCTGCCTTAGATACCATCATTATTGAGGATGATGCCTTTGTGGATGAAGATACCGGCCTAACAATGCCATTCCCTGAATTACCAGAACAA TCGGATCTTCAAGAATTATGCAATAATGAGCTTGGAGATGACATTATTGAGGATTGCTTTGCACACATAGATGATCTTGGTATGACCGCAAAGAGCTCCCATAACTCGCCTAATGGTTCTAAGGATCATGTTATTGGTGGAGCCTCTTCGGTGGAGTTAATTCCACCTAGAAAgccatattcttcttcttcaggtCATAGAAAGCTTATCCAACCAGCTGTGATAAGTGAAGTTGTGGCTGCTACAACTAAAGTCATATACCCGAGATCGTTCAGGCCTTCCTCATGGTCGTTGCAGCCCGGTGCTTCAAGCAAAGAGCCACATGGGACTATTTGTCGTGCCAAACCAAATTTTATTTCTGTGATGTGGCGTGGATTGTGTGAGTGGATCAAAGAGTTCTCGATAGATTCCACGGACAACTTTATGAAGTTGTAG
- the LOC104086181 gene encoding growth-regulating factor 4-like isoform X1, whose protein sequence is MSGTTTRTVAEDGYRPPFTAVQWQELEHQAMIYKYLVAGIPVPPDLVLPIQRSFETISARFFHHTSLGYCSYYGKKFDPEPGRCRRTDGKKWRCSKDAYPDSKYCERHMNRGRNRSRKHVESQSTSQSLLTSMSNNATGSSKISGNFQISSSGSLQNMPLYSAAYSEEPNYGSTGMKTQMEPVSYGVDNKAYRYFHGMAVDADEQNFSLEASASMRSLGMGSNADSTWCLTPQLPSNPMVKPKNDTQLLYDSPQTRLPHPFEPVIDATISKQQQHCFFDSDIGSPGTVKQEERSMRPFFDEWPTAKESWSNLDDEGSNKNNFSSTQLSISIPMAPSDFSRSSCSPNDV, encoded by the exons ATGAGTGGGACTACGACGAGGACGGTGGCGGAGGATGGTTACAGGCCGCCGTTCACGGCGGTGCAGTGGCAGGAGTTAGAGCATCAAGCAATGATATATAAGTACTTAGTGGCAGGTATTCCTGTGCCTCCGGACCTTGTTCTTCCTATACAACGTAGCTTTGAAACCATCTCTGCGAGGTTCTTCCATCATACTAGCT TGGGTTATTGTTCCTATTATGGAAAGAAGTTTGACCCTGAGCCAGGAAGGTGTAGAAGGACAGATGGAAAGAAGTGGAGGTGCTCCAAAGATGCATATCCTGACTCAAAATATTGCGAGCGGCACATGAATCGAGGCCGAAACCGTTCAAGAAAGCATGTGGAATCTCAATCTACTTCCCAGTCCCTGTTGACAAGTATGTCGAACAATGCTACTGGAAGCAGCAAAATAAGTGGAAATTTCCAAATTAGCAGCAGCGGAAGCTTACAGAACATGCCATTATATTCTGCTGCTTATTCAGAAGAACCGAATTATGGAAGCACTGGAATGAAGACGCAGATGGAGCCTGTCTCCTATGGGGTAGATAACAAGGCATATAG ATATTTCCATGGAATGGCTGTTGATGCTGATGAGCAGAATTTCTCTCTAGAAGCTTCAGCTAGTATGAGAAGTTTAGGGATGGGATCTAATGCAGACAGCACATGGTGTTTAACACCACAACTTCCCTCAAACCCAATGGTGAAACCAAAAAATGACACTCAGTTGCTATACGACTCGCCTCAAACACGACTGCCTCATCCATTTGAGCCTGTGATTGATGCAACTATTTCGAAACAGCAACAACATTGCTTTTTTGATAGTGACATTGGCTCTCCTGGGACTGTAAAGCAGGAGGAACGTTCTATGCGCCCTTTCTTTGACGAATGGCCTACAGCTAAGGAATCGTGGTCCAATCTTGATGACGAGGGatccaacaaaaataatttctccTCTACTCAGCTGTCCATATCCATTCCTATGGCTCCGTCTGACTTTTCAAGGAGTTCTTGTTCCCCAAACG ATGTTTGA
- the LOC104086181 gene encoding growth-regulating factor 4-like isoform X2 → MSGTTTRTVAEDGYRPPFTAVQWQELEHQAMIYKYLVAVGYCSYYGKKFDPEPGRCRRTDGKKWRCSKDAYPDSKYCERHMNRGRNRSRKHVESQSTSQSLLTSMSNNATGSSKISGNFQISSSGSLQNMPLYSAAYSEEPNYGSTGMKTQMEPVSYGVDNKAYRYFHGMAVDADEQNFSLEASASMRSLGMGSNADSTWCLTPQLPSNPMVKPKNDTQLLYDSPQTRLPHPFEPVIDATISKQQQHCFFDSDIGSPGTVKQEERSMRPFFDEWPTAKESWSNLDDEGSNKNNFSSTQLSISIPMAPSDFSRSSCSPNDV, encoded by the exons ATGAGTGGGACTACGACGAGGACGGTGGCGGAGGATGGTTACAGGCCGCCGTTCACGGCGGTGCAGTGGCAGGAGTTAGAGCATCAAGCAATGATATATAAGTACTTAGTGGCAG TGGGTTATTGTTCCTATTATGGAAAGAAGTTTGACCCTGAGCCAGGAAGGTGTAGAAGGACAGATGGAAAGAAGTGGAGGTGCTCCAAAGATGCATATCCTGACTCAAAATATTGCGAGCGGCACATGAATCGAGGCCGAAACCGTTCAAGAAAGCATGTGGAATCTCAATCTACTTCCCAGTCCCTGTTGACAAGTATGTCGAACAATGCTACTGGAAGCAGCAAAATAAGTGGAAATTTCCAAATTAGCAGCAGCGGAAGCTTACAGAACATGCCATTATATTCTGCTGCTTATTCAGAAGAACCGAATTATGGAAGCACTGGAATGAAGACGCAGATGGAGCCTGTCTCCTATGGGGTAGATAACAAGGCATATAG ATATTTCCATGGAATGGCTGTTGATGCTGATGAGCAGAATTTCTCTCTAGAAGCTTCAGCTAGTATGAGAAGTTTAGGGATGGGATCTAATGCAGACAGCACATGGTGTTTAACACCACAACTTCCCTCAAACCCAATGGTGAAACCAAAAAATGACACTCAGTTGCTATACGACTCGCCTCAAACACGACTGCCTCATCCATTTGAGCCTGTGATTGATGCAACTATTTCGAAACAGCAACAACATTGCTTTTTTGATAGTGACATTGGCTCTCCTGGGACTGTAAAGCAGGAGGAACGTTCTATGCGCCCTTTCTTTGACGAATGGCCTACAGCTAAGGAATCGTGGTCCAATCTTGATGACGAGGGatccaacaaaaataatttctccTCTACTCAGCTGTCCATATCCATTCCTATGGCTCCGTCTGACTTTTCAAGGAGTTCTTGTTCCCCAAACG ATGTTTGA
- the LOC104086182 gene encoding scopoletin glucosyltransferase-like isoform X1 gives MILHSKNKLPNIFLKPKLREITCINTRTKKAINMEEIMGEILVVPFFGQGHVFPLTELCKKLSSFRFKTTLIISSDISSSVSSILLLHPLVSVAAVDAPLPPPPKPGKFDPQPLMLHCKQLRQGMESILRSCRSVKNKFAISVVCAIVDAMMLSHIEDIFTTFQVPIVGFFPCGAACLAMDYAAWKTDVEYIKPGETRFLPELPNEMAMDYVDIVRRYSSLEEAFGSEISRTKTKSFPTQPGDEPPWVEEVKVTVAILVNTFVELEQTFLEYLAKQTGLPIWGVGPMLPEKFWTLTASKSLLRDRDIRTNFSHKTNYSEDEVLNWLDSKSPSSIIYIAFGSDVVPTLEEHEEIAKALEESSRQNFIWVISKNQDYYPNGLETQVGKRGLIINGWAPQLLILSHSSTGGFLTHCGWNSTMEAIGQGVPLLAWPIRGDQFYNAKLIVCYLKIGHMVSSIGENIGLKRVKKEEIIQGVQRLMEDKQVHNRVKDLSHKYRHGFPISSAASLHDFKDFIMQAK, from the exons ATGATTTTGCACAGTAAGAATAAATTACCTAACATTTTTTTAAAACCAAAGCTACGAGAAATCACCTGCATAAATACAAGAACAAAGAAAGCCATAAACATGGAGGAAATTATGGGGGAGATTTTAGTTGTGCCATTCTTTGGACAAGGCCATGTTTTCCCATTAACGGAGCTATGCAAGAAACTCTCCTCTTTTCGTTTCAAAACTACACTCATCATTTCTTCTGATATCTCCTCCTCCGTCTCCTCCATCTTGCTCCTCCACCCATTAGTCAGCGTCGCCGCCGTTGACGCCCCATTACCACCGCCTCCTAAACCTGGAAAATTTGATCCTCAGCCTCTTATGTTGCATTGCAAGCAGTTGAGACAAGGCATGGAATCTATCTTAAGAAGCTGCAGATCAGTGAAAAACAAGTTTGCAATTTCAGTTGTTTGTGCCATAGTTGATGCCATGATGTTGTCACATATTGAAGATATATTCACCACATTTCAGGTAC CTATTGTGGGTTTCTTCCCTTGTGGCGCAGCTTGCCTTGCCATGGATTATGCTGCTTGGAAAACTGATGTAGAATACATCAAACCGGGTGAAACACGGTTTCTTCCCGAATTACCCAATGAAATGGCCATGGATTACGTTGATATAGTTAGGAGATATAGCTCATTAGAGGAAGCATTTGGTTCTGAGATTTCACGTACGAAAACGAAATCATTTCCGACACAACCTGGTGACGAGCCACCATGGGTGGAAGAG GTAAAGGTTACAGTTGCAATTCTTGTGAACACGTTCGTTGAACTAGAGCAAACATTCTTGGAGTATTTAGCAAAACAAACAGGACTTCCAATTTGGGGCGTTGGCCCTATGTTGCCAGAAAAATTCTGGACACTCACTGCCTCAAAATccctccttcgcgatcgcgacattAGAACAAATTTTAGTCACAAAACAAATTACTCAGAAGATGAAGTACTCAATTGGCTAGACTCAAAGTCTCCTAGTTCAATCATTTACATTGCCTTTGGTAGTGATGTTGTGCCCACTTTGGAAGAACATGAAGAAATAGCAAAGGCACTAGAAGAGAGTTCAAGGCAAAATTTCATATGGGTAATCTCCAAAAATCAAGACTATTATCCTAATGGCTTGGAAACTCAAGTTGGGAAAAGGGGTTTGATAATAAATGGATGGGCACCTCAATTGTTGATATTAAGTCATTCGTCGACAGGTGGATTCTTGACTCATTGTGGATGGAATTCGACTATGGAAGCGATTGGACAAGGGGTACCTTTATTAGCATGGCCTATTAGAGGTGACCAATTTTATAATGCAAAGTTGATAGTGTGTTATCTCAAAATTGGCCACATGGTATCATCAATTGGAGAAAATATTGGGTTGAAAAGGGTTAAGAAGGAAGAGATAATACAAGGGGTTCAGAGATTAATGGAGGATAAACAAGTTCATAATCGAGTAAAGGATTTAAGTCACAAATATAGACATGGTTTTCCAATTAGTTCAGCAGCTTCTTTGCATGATTTCAAGGattttattatgcaagcaaagtGA
- the LOC104086182 gene encoding scopoletin glucosyltransferase-like isoform X2 gives MILHSKNKLPNIFLKPKLREITCINTRTKKAINMEEIMGEILVVPFFGQGHVFPLTELCKKLSSFRFKTTLIISSDISSSVSSILLLHPLVSVAAVDAPLPPPPKPGKFDPQPLMLHCKQLRQGMESILRSCRSVKNKFAISVVCAIVDAMMLSHIEDIFTTFQVPIVGFFPCGAACLAMDYAAWKTDVEYIKPGETRFLPELPNEMAMDYVDIVRRYSSLEEAFGSEISRTKTKSFPTQPGDEPPWVEEVKVTVAILVNTFVELEQTFLEYLAKQTGLPIWGVGPMLPEKFWTLTASKSLLRDRDIRTNFSHKTNYSEDEVLNWLDSKSPSSIIYIAFGSDVVPTLEEHEEIAKALEESSRQNFIWVISKNQDYYPNGLETQVGKRGLIINGWAPQLLILSHSSTGGFLTHCGWNSTMEAIGQGVPLLAWPIRGDQFYNAKLIVCYLKIGHMVSSIGENIGLKRVKKEEIIQGVQRLMEDKQVHNRVKDLSHKYRHGFPISSAASLHDFKDFIMQAK, from the exons ATGATTTTGCACAGTAAGAATAAATTACCTAACATTTTTTTAAAACCAAAGCTACGAGAAATCACCTGCATAAATACAAGAACAAAGAAAGCCATAAACATGGAGGAAATTATGGGGGAGATTTTAGTTGTGCCATTCTTTGGACAAGGCCATGTTTTCCCATTAACGGAGCTATGCAAGAAACTCTCCTCTTTTCGTTTCAAAACTACACTCATCATTTCTTCTGATATCTCCTCCTCCGTCTCCTCCATCTTGCTCCTCCACCCATTAGTCAGCGTCGCCGCCGTTGACGCCCCATTACCACCGCCTCCTAAACCTGGAAAATTTGATCCTCAGCCTCTTATGTTGCATTGCAAGCAGTTGAGACAAGGCATGGAATCTATCTTAAGAAGCTGCAGATCAGTGAAAAACAAGTTTGCAATTTCAGTTGTTTGTGCCATAGTTGATGCCATGATGTTGTCACATATTGAAGATATATTCACCACATTTCAG GTACCTATTGTGGGTTTCTTCCCTTGTGGCGCAGCTTGCCTTGCCATGGATTATGCTGCTTGGAAAACTGATGTAGAATACATCAAACCGGGTGAAACACGGTTTCTTCCCGAATTACCCAATGAAATGGCCATGGATTACGTTGATATAGTTAGGAGATATAGCTCATTAGAGGAAGCATTTGGTTCTGAGATTTCACGTACGAAAACGAAATCATTTCCGACACAACCTGGTGACGAGCCACCATGGGTGGAAGAG GTAAAGGTTACAGTTGCAATTCTTGTGAACACGTTCGTTGAACTAGAGCAAACATTCTTGGAGTATTTAGCAAAACAAACAGGACTTCCAATTTGGGGCGTTGGCCCTATGTTGCCAGAAAAATTCTGGACACTCACTGCCTCAAAATccctccttcgcgatcgcgacattAGAACAAATTTTAGTCACAAAACAAATTACTCAGAAGATGAAGTACTCAATTGGCTAGACTCAAAGTCTCCTAGTTCAATCATTTACATTGCCTTTGGTAGTGATGTTGTGCCCACTTTGGAAGAACATGAAGAAATAGCAAAGGCACTAGAAGAGAGTTCAAGGCAAAATTTCATATGGGTAATCTCCAAAAATCAAGACTATTATCCTAATGGCTTGGAAACTCAAGTTGGGAAAAGGGGTTTGATAATAAATGGATGGGCACCTCAATTGTTGATATTAAGTCATTCGTCGACAGGTGGATTCTTGACTCATTGTGGATGGAATTCGACTATGGAAGCGATTGGACAAGGGGTACCTTTATTAGCATGGCCTATTAGAGGTGACCAATTTTATAATGCAAAGTTGATAGTGTGTTATCTCAAAATTGGCCACATGGTATCATCAATTGGAGAAAATATTGGGTTGAAAAGGGTTAAGAAGGAAGAGATAATACAAGGGGTTCAGAGATTAATGGAGGATAAACAAGTTCATAATCGAGTAAAGGATTTAAGTCACAAATATAGACATGGTTTTCCAATTAGTTCAGCAGCTTCTTTGCATGATTTCAAGGattttattatgcaagcaaagtGA
- the LOC104086182 gene encoding scopoletin glucosyltransferase-like isoform X3 codes for MILHSKNKLPNIFLKPKLREITCINTRTKKAINMEEIMGEILVVPFFGQGHVFPLTELCKKLSSFRFKTTLIISSDISSSVSSILLLHPLVSVAAVDAPLPPPPKPGKFDPQPLMLHCKQLRQGMESILRSCRSVKNKFAISVVCAIVDAMMLSHIEDIFTTFQVKVTVAILVNTFVELEQTFLEYLAKQTGLPIWGVGPMLPEKFWTLTASKSLLRDRDIRTNFSHKTNYSEDEVLNWLDSKSPSSIIYIAFGSDVVPTLEEHEEIAKALEESSRQNFIWVISKNQDYYPNGLETQVGKRGLIINGWAPQLLILSHSSTGGFLTHCGWNSTMEAIGQGVPLLAWPIRGDQFYNAKLIVCYLKIGHMVSSIGENIGLKRVKKEEIIQGVQRLMEDKQVHNRVKDLSHKYRHGFPISSAASLHDFKDFIMQAK; via the exons ATGATTTTGCACAGTAAGAATAAATTACCTAACATTTTTTTAAAACCAAAGCTACGAGAAATCACCTGCATAAATACAAGAACAAAGAAAGCCATAAACATGGAGGAAATTATGGGGGAGATTTTAGTTGTGCCATTCTTTGGACAAGGCCATGTTTTCCCATTAACGGAGCTATGCAAGAAACTCTCCTCTTTTCGTTTCAAAACTACACTCATCATTTCTTCTGATATCTCCTCCTCCGTCTCCTCCATCTTGCTCCTCCACCCATTAGTCAGCGTCGCCGCCGTTGACGCCCCATTACCACCGCCTCCTAAACCTGGAAAATTTGATCCTCAGCCTCTTATGTTGCATTGCAAGCAGTTGAGACAAGGCATGGAATCTATCTTAAGAAGCTGCAGATCAGTGAAAAACAAGTTTGCAATTTCAGTTGTTTGTGCCATAGTTGATGCCATGATGTTGTCACATATTGAAGATATATTCACCACATTTCAG GTAAAGGTTACAGTTGCAATTCTTGTGAACACGTTCGTTGAACTAGAGCAAACATTCTTGGAGTATTTAGCAAAACAAACAGGACTTCCAATTTGGGGCGTTGGCCCTATGTTGCCAGAAAAATTCTGGACACTCACTGCCTCAAAATccctccttcgcgatcgcgacattAGAACAAATTTTAGTCACAAAACAAATTACTCAGAAGATGAAGTACTCAATTGGCTAGACTCAAAGTCTCCTAGTTCAATCATTTACATTGCCTTTGGTAGTGATGTTGTGCCCACTTTGGAAGAACATGAAGAAATAGCAAAGGCACTAGAAGAGAGTTCAAGGCAAAATTTCATATGGGTAATCTCCAAAAATCAAGACTATTATCCTAATGGCTTGGAAACTCAAGTTGGGAAAAGGGGTTTGATAATAAATGGATGGGCACCTCAATTGTTGATATTAAGTCATTCGTCGACAGGTGGATTCTTGACTCATTGTGGATGGAATTCGACTATGGAAGCGATTGGACAAGGGGTACCTTTATTAGCATGGCCTATTAGAGGTGACCAATTTTATAATGCAAAGTTGATAGTGTGTTATCTCAAAATTGGCCACATGGTATCATCAATTGGAGAAAATATTGGGTTGAAAAGGGTTAAGAAGGAAGAGATAATACAAGGGGTTCAGAGATTAATGGAGGATAAACAAGTTCATAATCGAGTAAAGGATTTAAGTCACAAATATAGACATGGTTTTCCAATTAGTTCAGCAGCTTCTTTGCATGATTTCAAGGattttattatgcaagcaaagtGA